In Humulus lupulus chromosome 6, drHumLupu1.1, whole genome shotgun sequence, a single genomic region encodes these proteins:
- the LOC133785814 gene encoding uncharacterized protein LOC133785814 — MNLNIGSLSRSSSCDGEIDDDANLINDIEAINAEEETLIKMHANNNTRMSTLVQTIHDPWGPKKQYFSMKQESCRKDVEGALGVLQLRFVIVAGPSRFWNKHVLHDIMIVCIIMQNMIIEDEHDINALINEWMKVPVPNVENVVDEAKWEEFFNRYKQIKDKEAHIAL, encoded by the exons ATGAATTTAAATATTGGAAGCTTATCTCGGTCATCATCTTGTGATGGTGAAATTGATGATGATGCAAATCTAATTAATGACATTGAGGCGATTAATGCAGAAGAAGAAACGCTAATCAAAATGCATGCAAATAACAATACTCGCATG TCTACTCTTGTACAAACTATCCATGATCCATGGGGCCCTAAAAAGCAATATTTTTCCATGAAACAAGAATCATGTCGGAAAGATGTAGAAGGTGCACTTGGAGTTCTTCAATTGCGTTTTGTAATTGTTGCTGGGCCATCACGTTTTTGGAACAAACATGTGTTGCATGATATAATGATTGTGTGCATTATTATGCAAAACATGATAATAGAAGATGAACATGATATTAATGCATTAATTAATGAATGGATGAAAGTACCAGTACCAAATGTTGAGAATGTGGTCGATGAAGCCAAATGGGAAGAATTTTTTAATCGATACAAACAGATCAAAGATAAAGAAGCTCACATTGCACTTTGA